The DNA region cacaaaactaagaTTATCAAACTTGGGAAGCAATAAAGTACTcaaggaattttaaaatcataatattaGGAAAATTTGGGAGATTTGCAAAATTTATCCTAATCATCCATGTGTACAATCTCATTTCTAGTCATTTTTGCAGTGATCATTAGTGAATAAAGAACAGATTTACAAGTTTATATAGCAGGGCATCTGCGTCCAACACAAAATTGTTACAAACTTTAGGCAAATACATGTTTCATAAGACAGTGCTAACActtagaggaattaaataaaattccgAAACTTGGAAAGCAAATAAAGACAAGACAACTAAGAAGCATTTTCCACCATTTACTCTTGTTATCAAAAATAGTTCAACTCTTctcgcaaaacaaaaacaaaatagtacATACTGGACACATACATCACATTTTTCTTCCTATGGCTTtagcccacccccacccaccaagagacaaaaaaaaaaacaaaaaaaaaacccaacaacaacaacaaaaacaactctACCtgaccacattcacagaaaatgaCACCAGGATACACTACAAAACAGAAGGTGTCATCTGCTCTGTGTCCAAAGGTTTCTTCTCCATGTTTTGTACTAGGTGAGTAACCATCATTGAAAATGCTGTGTGCCAAATCAAAACATAACTTCAACATATGTCAGATCTCAAGAGAGATGGTGAACGTAGTAGAAACTGAAAATTTTCCagcagtatttttctttaaataagcacTGTCAAAGCAGCAACTCTTCTTTTAAATCATAAGGTCATTTCTTTACAACCTAGTCAGTCCTTGTTTTATTTGGGCTGTGCTCTTTCAAGCAACTGACTAGATTTCCCTTCAACAGAATGTTGTGACTCACTTATCTCCCCCATAAAAATTACAGGGAAGAAGTGCATTTAAACTGAAACATAGTTTGTGCTTTACATGCAAAAGAGTATTCTAAAGAATATCCTCCTAGCTTCAAACCCACCTAAATGCACAGGCTTCataaaaaggcatttttattAGGCCTCTATAAAGAAGTCTCCACAATGAATAgcaccctaaaaaaaaaaaaggaaagaaagaaaaaagcatattCAAAATGAAGTCTGTGGCAAACAGAGGAAACGAAAATCACTTTGAAGTGGCCAATGGCAATAGGTATAATGCATAAATCTGAGTAACTTTTGGAGcattattctaaaattattttaaataaatcccaatttctaaataaaacatttaaataatttttttaaaaattctgtcacATACCATAGTCTAAATTCAATTACCTTCAGAATAGAACTGTTCTTCTCCACTTCATTTATCCTATTAAAACATTGCTCAAAGTGaaggatttgtttttttccctagaaatGAGTCAGACTTAACTAAAAATGGGGATCAACTCAGAAGAGTTTTGTGGCATAAACAGCTAAAAACATCTGCAGTCTgacagaatttcagtttgttCACTTTTAAAAGACAGATTTCTTCAACATTCTAATGAGGGGcaaattttctttcataatacTGCTGATTTAAGAACTGCTACATACACCAGTAGCCAATTTTCATGATTAGAAATGGTATTATGTCAGCACAAAGGTTGAGCTGGACACATCAGCTTTTCAACAGGAGAAACATCAATGGCATCTGAAGGTAGCACTGAGTCTCCTGAACAAACTAATGGCTACTTTTTCACAAGATATGAGCACAATCTTTATGGACTGACTAGATACCACTTCCTTACATTTAATCATAAACTTTGATTATGCACAAAGCATGACCATAAACAGTGAGGTTAATGTTATTTTCCTTGCCAAAGTTCGTTTTGTATAAATCAGTTGCATCAGCATTTGTTCTCAAACTATGAGGTTCTGTAAGAACTAAGGACATATAGTTGTAGGGTTACTCCTCCATTATCTGCAAACTATTTCCCCGACACTAACACATATAACTTAGCAATGAAAACACTTGATACAAGTGATCTATATGCAGGAGCTCCGGCAAGTTAAACCAACAAAACCATAGCTGCCGTAAAACTGTAGCTATTTCCCTACCAGAGGTAGGTTTAAAGACCCACTGATTTAACAGTCGAATCTCATGTCTATAGCTTCATCCAAACTTTTATCATCATGTGTACTGGCAGCTAAAAACGTTGTTACTGGGGACCCTGTGACATTAATTACACTGGTGCTGGTACTAGCATTGCGCACAGCAATGCTAGTCACGTTAATGCCCAAAGTGAGCCTGGTCTGCTCCAAGGCCTTTTCTGGCACAGCAAATGCCTCCAGCTTCTTCTCCCCATTGGCCATATAGGAGTTTTGGCAGCCACGACATATACAATCTAAGCAGGCTTTGCGGTTAGAGTAGCAAGGGCAGCGTTGGCCGCGGCATGTAAGAACACTTGGATTTTGAGTAGCACGCCCACATTTACACCCTTTCTTTTCCTGGGGTTTTTTATACACAGTCTTGGTAGGACTTCCTGGCATAAAATGATGACTAGGAATCTTTTCCTttactgttttgtcttttttaagaaTACCTGGCTTGGTTTTTGAGTGAGATTTCTTGGATCCAtgttcatgactctttttcatGCTTTTAGCAGATAAAAGTACAGTTTTGCTGATTTTGGGTGTTGTGCCTCCATTGGGAACAGTTGCTATAGGTTGAAGAGAAATTTTGCTCTCCCGTTTCACTGTCACAGGAGCAGATGCCCCCAATGTTGGGCCTCGGATAATGGTAGAAATTGGAAGTGGTTGAACTTTCTCACTGTCGCTTTCTGATCTGGATCGTTTTCTATTCAATTTTGCTACCTTCGGAGTTGCTGCTGTACATGATAACCCATGAAGTGCAGGACTGGTGGACATAAAAACATTATGGCTAAGAGACTGGGAAGAAAGCTGCAGAAAAGGTCCATTGGATACAGTGGCTTCCAAGTTGGGCTGCAAATTAGGGCAACAGACTTCTGTGTTTGAAACAGTTTCTAAGCTGCGGAGTACTTCCTCAACACTCAGTAACAAAGAGTCACCAGGTTTTATATCTTCACTGAAACTGCAAATATCAATGCCTGTGGAGCATAAGTCAGTGGCTACCGTGTCACAGACAGGTGGCAAACTGTCAGACAGATCCTCAGTTTTTATGTCAACAGTGTTACATACATCAATTGTATTTGAATGTTCAGGTGAAGGAATATTTATACCAAATCTATCTATTGAAAGCCCATTATAAGTAGGCAAACCATTGATAACAGAACTGCCAATAGCAATGCTGAGGGTGCTTTCAGATACTGGAGATAAACTAGCTTGAGGATCAGTTGTGGGTTCTGAGGTCGAAGGTAAAGGGGAATGTGTCAAACACAAAGTAAAGGATGAATCTGAGGGTTTTTCCGTCTCCTCACAAAACAATGATCCATCATTAAGCAAAGCCAAAATATCAGAAGAACAGTCGACTGCTTCTATTATATCCCGTGCCAATGTAGTCTGTGTtatatattcacagagtttttTGTAGCAGTTCACTAGGATGCTTAACTGCTTGTTTTCCTCAAACTGCTCATAGTCTTTGCACCAGCTACATGAAGGCTTCATCATCATTTTCTTGCCTTTACAACTTTTGCAGACATAGTGTTGGCAGGTGGAGTTGGTGGGTGCAATAGGATCTTGTAGCAAATGTCCTAAGAGGGAAAAAGGAGGAAAGCAAAGATTTTAGTAAGataaatttataatttcagtTGAGATTATAAGTAATCTATTAAAGTTAAGATGGAGTAAACTCACCAGACCAGATAACAAAACATGTATCttacaggaaacagaaaaatactcAATAGCTCACTTCACTTCCATGCCATATTCCCCATTCCTTTATCTCAAACAGAATCTTCCTCAGTCTGCGTTTCTCCCCCAAATCAGTATGTTCTGGTCCactttcttattctcttctcCAAAGGCTAGAAAGAGGTGGTGATCAGTCACTAAAAGCACAAACTAGGCTTACAACCCTTGGGACCTCAACCTAACCCAACTGTTGGTAATGCCACAACATACTGAGCACAGTCATACTGTTTATTTTGTGTTAGACATGGGAAAAAGATAAGAGCAAGAGAGAGTTAGTCCCTGCCCCCATTAAACATCCTTTGAGGGCATTAATCATTCAGTACAATGGCATCTTCATAGAAAAAAGTACAATTTCAAACCATTTCATTGTATATACCAATCATAAACTAAGAGAAGACCAAAATATAGTTATGATGGAAAAGAactatattcatttattaaaaaaggaaatattactaAATTCTTTTATAGAAAATCAAAATACAATGACAATGGAAATAAGTGTTTaaatgtagttaaaaaaaaaaaacagtataataCTGGGCTCAAATTCTTCTGACAGAATACACAATGACCGTGGTCATGAACCACAAGTATCCAAAGTATAGCAATATAGTATAAAAGTGAAAGTGATCCCCCAACTTGATATAACTCCTAAACTATAAATGATCTATACATATGaattaaaaaggggaaaacaacTAGCTCCCCAAAGAAGCAACTGGTCATTGGTTCCCAATTCAGGACAAATAGTAATTAACTCAAAGCAGCACCTGTTTTCTTATATACATTACATAACTTAAGACTGGAACAGAAAGTACTTCTGGTTATAGCTAGTGAAATCAGCAAACCCTCTCCCTTAAAAGCAACTATAAACCTGAAAATTTTTGAcaaagagtcattttcacaaccaAAGACATAAAACCATCGGAGAAGCATTTATGTTTGAAAAACTGATTTCAGGTAAGGACAGTGGGAATCTGTGGTGTTCTGCTCCGGGGCTACCCAGGTTCTACCCTACCACCCAGCTCTATCAGTGTTACCCTGTGAGAACTGGAAGCTGCTGTGATGGAAGGGGACTCATTCCACTTAGTACAGAAGACAATGCATAAACATGGAGGCATTATCACTGGAAGTGACTTATCAGAAGCTGGCCAGTTGGGGAGGACAAACGGCTCAGCTTTTACTAGCCTGAGGTTACACAAGCTCAGGTTAGACAGAGAGGCCTCACACAAGATGGCAATTTTCCCCTAagttgatctataaattcaatataaTCCCTTTGAGAATCCCacgtggctttttcttttttaagaaattaacagaatgattccaaaattcatatggaatcacaGAGGACCTGGGAcagccaaaacaatgttgaaaaagaacaaaaaagttggaggacttacactaCTAACTTTACAATCTTCCATAAccatagtaatcaagacagtatggtaatagCAAAAGGATAGgtacataaatcaatggaacagaatagagagtccagaaagaaatttacatttatggtcaactgatctattTGACAAGATTGTCCAAATAATTCAACAGGGGAAAAGAGAGTATTTTCAACACACTGTGTGAGACACTTTGATATCCCAatgccaaaaaataaacatatacaatatacacaaatattaactcaaagtaGATCATACACATATAAATCTAAGAGCTAAATTTCAGAAGCAAAGCAAAATGCAGGAAAAAACCATGACTTTGGGCTGGGCAGTATTAGATGCATCATCAAATGcacaaaaggggaagaaaattgtaaaatggatattcacaaaataaaaaacttgTGCTTCAAAAGTCaccattaagggcttccctggtggcgcagtggttgggagtccgcctgccgatgcaggggacacgggttcgtgccccggtccgggaagatcccacgtgccgcggagcagctgggcccgtgagccatggccactgagcctgcgcgtccggagcctgtgctccgcaacgggagaggccacaacagtgaaaggctcacataccgcaaaaaaaaaaaaaaaaaaaaaaaaatctcaaaagtcaccattaagaaaatgagaagataatccatggactgagaaaaaatatttgcaaactgtataTTTGATAAAGGGCTTACAACATGATATATTAAAAACActttatgcaaatcaataaaaagacaactcaatttaaaaattgaacaaaagatttgaataaacattccaccaaagaaaatatataataagcacatgaaaatatgccaATATAATTAGTTATTAAGGAAAGTGAAACTATGGCATACTGCTACACACCTACTAGTAtggataaactcaaaatgagggATAATACCAAGAGCTggcaaaaatgtggagaaatcagaacccttcTATATTACTGGtggaaatagaaaatggaaaatcacACTGGGGAACAGTTTagtagtttctttaaaagttaaacagggcttccctggtggcgcagtggttaagaatacgcctaccaatgcaggggacactggtttgagccctggtccgggaagatcccacatgccgcagagcaactaagcccgtgagccacaactactgagcctgggtgccacaactactgaagcctgcgcacctagagcccgtgctccacaacaagagaagccaccgcaatgagaagcccgtgcatcgcaacgaagagtagcccccgctcgccacaaccagagaaagcccacgcacagcaacaaagacccaatgcagccaaaaataaataattttttttttaagttaaacattTACCATACAAACCAGCAACTCTACTCCTAGGAGCCTATtcgaagacaaatgaaaatatacatccaTATAAAGAGATGTTTGTGAATATgcatagcagctttactcataatagacaaaaacaatccaaatgtccatcaactagtgaataaacaaaatgtagtatattcatacaaaagAATACTGCTCAGCAATTAAAAGAACTATTGGTACAAACCAAATCATGATGAAGTGCAGAAACACTGTGTTAAGTGaaaagccagatgcaaaagagtACATTATTGTAttatcccatttatataaaatgtctaaaaatgacagaaaagcagaaatagtGATTGCCTAGGTCTGGGGGCAGGAGCATGGGTTAATTGTAAATGGGCACAAtggaacttttgggggtgattaaaatgttctaaCATCATATCGTGCTGATGCTTGTAcaactctaaaaataaataaataaaaacgccTTAAGACAAGGCCCCAGTAGTTACAGAGTCCAACCTTCTTTCTACCCAATACAGGAATCCCTTAAAGTACCCTTGACTTAATCTAAGGAAGGCTGTAGGGGATATTAATACATAGAGAGATGTGTACACGCTTAAAAGGATAAACCGTAATACGGTTAAAAAGAAATACGTTATCTACTGGGAAGGAGAGACTGAACAAAGTGAAAAGGGACAGCACTACACTATTCTGGGTTTAATCTGTTTGGTAGCATTTAACTTTTaaaccatgtaaatattttacataattatataacAAGACTAAAAACTTTAAAGGAAATTCCTACAAATCAAAAGTAAAATGTACCAAAACTCTAATTTCTTATCAAATTGATGGTATAACTATTCAGTTAACTACTTCAAAtgactttaaaacagaaaattgacTCTAACGttacatccttgttttgttttcagaaattacATTTATTGGTGGTAGTGTTGAAAGTTATTATAAAGTGTTAGTGTCTAATTGTAGGATAAAGTAAATGCTGATGCCCTTGAGaatctagatattttttttagTAGGAGGAAGGAAGTCATAAGATGTGAAAAGTAAAAAATCCTGTAGTCCTGAATTTCAATTGGATTTATCAGTATAAACTCATGTTTTCATCTTAAAAGTACATATTTCCTAGCACTCACTATACACTGAAAAGGCGTGGCAACAATGGCAATGAACTCAGATAACCATGTTGAAAAACAATTTCTTGTTCAAAGGAATCAGAGCTTCTTGGACAAATGGCTGATTCTAGATCTGTGGCATAAGTTAGACGAGATGAGTTTTGATTACCTTCTTATGCCGGAAAGCAAGGAAACTATCAAAGATCCGGATAACATTAAAGGGACTCAGGAGCAAACCTAAGAGGTTTCCAGTGACCAAAGATGAGAAAATCTGAGCATGCATAAATGCAATGGAATATAAAGCACACCTAAAATGTTCAAATCTCtagagttcatttaaaaaaaggaaaaaaaatcagacactAGTGAACCAGCTCATTAgtttgaaaactggtaaataaagagCAAGAAGCAAGTATTTATTCTGATCTACCTTACCTATATATAACTAAACCACCAAATAACCAAATCACAGATGAGAAGTTTCTCTTTATGGGAATAATGtaactaataaatgaagaatgacATAATTTGAATGTCATCATTTTATAAGCCCTAATGATTTGCAAACTGTACAAGCTAAGTGATAAGTAAGGATTACCTCTTCTGGCCTTCATTCCAtcactgattttcttttcacCAGTCATGTCAATCAAAACCTCCCGGGAGGTACCAAACACCTTTAAAGGACTTACACCCTCCACATCTGTGTATTCTTCTATGAGATTTTAGGAGACTATGCCTAATACTAAGAACTGAAAATAGGTTAGAAAACACAATAACTATCACTTATTGATTCATAATTCCACCACCACTGAGTTCCTAAGAACTTCCACTATGTGGCCTCATATTACCTACTGGATTGCCCAACCATTCCTCAacacaaatatttgaaattttaatctaTCATTAAAGATGCCTATAGGCAAACTTGTTTTATGCACTCAGCTAAGTATCCTAACCCTCAAAAGCGTCCCAGAGGGTTCTCTTTACACCTCACAACAAAGGCAGCTCCAGTGATacaggaacaaagaaaaagtTCAGAGGCTTCTTAGAGCTGGGTTAAGTGTTAGCCATATACTTACTACATGTCCCTAAGGAAACTCCTCCCTGCAAAATTAAGAAATGTCAGATaacacttttaaaattgtaaatatacatcTTATACTAGAAAGTAAAATGGATGGGCAATCTTCGTCAAGCGGAAGTGCATCACTTACTGGCAGACTGTACTATAAAAACTGGGTAGTATTTGGGGAAAGGTTTAATTTGCTTTAGCTTACATCATGTTCGCTATAGTTTCACACTCAAGTACAAAAAGACTTGATCAAAACACATCTTCAGACCTTAAAAATTTATAGTTCATGACAAAAAGTTTTCCCACTGCACTGCCTTGAATCCTTAATCTGCAATATATCACAGGAATTATCTTCCTTTACATAATATTAATACAAGTTGTCTTCTAACTAAATGAATTTGATATTATGTGCGCCTGTTTAAATAATACTAAATGATGCTATACTGACCCTAAAAATACTAAAgactaaatttcatttttactctTCACTTTAATAGAAGTTActaattccttttttattctccCTCTTCTTCACTTTTCCCATCCCCAAATCACCCAATTATAATTTGAgactaaaatttcattttagattACAACAGTCATTCTGGGAATTTCTGGGAATACATAAATATTGGCAAGAAATTTGCTAAGATATTTAatatcagatttttttaatgctcttaGCTTGGTGAAACTTTTTATTATAGTAGTTTCATAAAGTCAGAAAGtagtataattaatttttatatacctATGTATACCAGATTCAATAATTATCTAGATTATGCCACATTTGCTTCATCTACCCATCTTTTGTTCTTAAGTATTTCAAAGCAAATCCCAGCAAACCTCTAAATACATCAGTATATATCACTACAAAGTACATTTTCTTATGTAATCGCAatgccattatcacacctaacaaaatcaattatttaaataaattttaaaccaaATTTAGGTTTAACTTAAggtaaaaaaatcttaaagccCTAGAAAAGGGCTTTAATTCTGGCataaaaaaaacatttcaaaagttATGTTCTTCTCAGTAAACATACTTTTTAGCCATAAAACGTTCCTTCTATTAAACAGATT from Phocoena phocoena chromosome 4, mPhoPho1.1, whole genome shotgun sequence includes:
- the MSL2 gene encoding E3 ubiquitin-protein ligase MSL2, which translates into the protein MNPVNATALYISASRLVLNYDPGDPKAFTEINRLLPYFRQSLSCCVCGHLLQDPIAPTNSTCQHYVCKSCKGKKMMMKPSCSWCKDYEQFEENKQLSILVNCYKKLCEYITQTTLARDIIEAVDCSSDILALLNDGSLFCEETEKPSDSSFTLCLTHSPLPSTSEPTTDPQASLSPVSESTLSIAIGSSVINGLPTYNGLSIDRFGINIPSPEHSNTIDVCNTVDIKTEDLSDSLPPVCDTVATDLCSTGIDICSFSEDIKPGDSLLLSVEEVLRSLETVSNTEVCCPNLQPNLEATVSNGPFLQLSSQSLSHNVFMSTSPALHGLSCTAATPKVAKLNRKRSRSESDSEKVQPLPISTIIRGPTLGASAPVTVKRESKISLQPIATVPNGGTTPKISKTVLLSAKSMKKSHEHGSKKSHSKTKPGILKKDKTVKEKIPSHHFMPGSPTKTVYKKPQEKKGCKCGRATQNPSVLTCRGQRCPCYSNRKACLDCICRGCQNSYMANGEKKLEAFAVPEKALEQTRLTLGINVTSIAVRNASTSTSVINVTGSPVTTFLAASTHDDKSLDEAIDMRFDC